In one window of Musa acuminata AAA Group cultivar baxijiao chromosome BXJ3-2, Cavendish_Baxijiao_AAA, whole genome shotgun sequence DNA:
- the LOC135631775 gene encoding transcription factor GTE9-like isoform X1: protein MAPTVLLEYTKEKQMKRSSHDLSFATKGRKQKLSQGYRSGSINDYQYNSEKINESEGFGIAIRADSSDNSSAPKRKKCVNANVARCNDFGVPVQVISLSKMSSSQREEVKMRLRSELGQIQLFQKQLFSRSVTSLGISTSSSFDVSEKKHDQRSGSQMRRGISGRFESSKTNAPPPPVTDSNLVLMKECEVLLSRLMTHHYAWVFNEPVDVEKLNIPDYYTVIKHPMDFGTISTKLSSDAYPSPQGFAADVRLTFTNAMTYNPPSNSVHIMANKLSKFFETRWKTIEKKLAAADAVIKKEFQVVKPEFSSSKRKMPPTDDNNPVPKRTKPKMTDDEKQSLTRLLESLLADLPDHIIDFLRRRSGNVNQSSDEIEIDIESFADDTLFELQNLLDSHMQEREMRHQAEQVNENGVSTSQLHPCKGNDLADEEVDICGDDPPMSSYPTLEIQTDTKATNVNCSSSSNSSSDSGSSSDSDSSSESESEDEVTIPKNAKKNSGNKAGSDQEKSDVMNPFDANRPSNGLNFSEKDADPKPLLVGSDECQEGDHTPSERKVSPEKLYRAALLRSRFADTIVKAREKTLGQCDKGDPEKLQREREEIERQQREEKARLQAEAKAAEDARKRAEAAAAAEAKRKIELEREAARQALLKIEKTVDINEDCRILKDLEMLGTVPAENEKHTGYSLDGIGGFRLGGSNPLERLGLFMKVDDEEEEEVEHKSAPVNDVEEGEID from the exons ATGGCACCTACAGTTCTTTTAGAGTACACCAAAGAGAAACAGATGAAGAGAAGTTCACATGATCTTTCTTTTGCTACGAAGGGGAGAAAACAGAAATTATCTCAAGGATATCGTTCTGGTTCCATCAATGACTACCAGTATAACTCTGAGAAGATTAATGAATCAGAAGGTTTTGGCATTGCAATACGTGCTGACTCCTCGGATAATTCTAGTGCTCCAAAGAGGAAGAAGTGCGTTAATGCAAATGTGGCCAGATGCAATGATTTTGGTGTCCCAGTGCAGGTGATTTCTCTGTCAAAGATGTCTAGTTCTCAGAGAGAAGAAGTGAAAATGAGACTAAGATCAGAGCTAGGACAGATTCAGTTGTTTCAGAAGCAACTGTTTTCTAGGAGTGTGACATCCCTTGGCATTAGCACATCATCTTCGTTTGATGTCAGTGAGAAAAAACATGATCAGCGGAGTGGTTCCCAAATGAGGCGTGGGATATCAGGAAGGTTTGAGTCTTCAAAAACGAATGCGCCTCCGCCTCCTGTGACCGATTCAAATTTAGTGTTGATGAAAGAATGTGAGGTGCTCCTCAGTCGATTGATGACACACCACTATGCTTGGGTCTTCAATGAACCAGTAGATGTAGAGAAGCTGAACATTCCAGATTACTACACTGTCATTAAGCATCCAATGGACTTTGGCACCATCAGCACTAAATTATCCTCAGATGCCTATCCCAGCCCACAGGGTTTTGCTGCAGATGTGAGGCTCACTTTCACAAATGCAATGACCTATAACCCACCTAGTAATAGCGTTCATATCATGGCAAATAAGCTCAGCAAGTTCTTTGAAACTCGGTGGAAAACCATAGAGAAAAAGTTAGCTGCAGCGGATGCTGTTATTAAGAAAGAATTTCAGGTTGTTAAGCCTGAGTTTTCCTCCAGCAAGAGGAAAATGCCTCCTACTGACGACAATAATCCTGTGCCTAAGAGGACAAAACCCAAGATGACGGACGACGAGAAACAAAGTCTGACCAGACTGTTGGAGTCGCTTTTGGCAGATCTACCAGATCACATTATTGATTTTCTGAGACGACGGAGTGGCAATGTAAACCAAAGCAGTGATGAAATAGAGATAGATATTGAATCTTTTGCCGATGACACACTCTTTGAGTTGCAGAACCTTCTGGATAGCCATATGCAAGAGAGAGAAATGAGACACCAGGCCGAGCAAGTGAATGAAAATGGTGTTAGCACGTCACAGTTGCATCCTTGCAAAG GCAATGATCTTGCTGACGAGGAAGTAGATATATGTGGTGACGATCCTCCCATGTCTAGCTACCCTACTCTGGAGATTCAAACGGACACTAAGGCAACAAATGTCAATTGTAGCAGTTCAAGCAATTCAAGTAGTGATTCAGGTTCTTCCAGTG ACTCCGATAGTTCTAGCGAGAGCGAATCGGAGGATGAAGTTACTATTCCGAAGAATGCTAAG AAAAATTCTGGAAATAAGGCAGGTTCTGATCAAGAGAAAAGTGATGTAATGAACCCATTTGATGCGAACC GACCTTCGAATGGGTTGAATTTCTCAGAGAAGGATGCTGATCCTAAACCCTTATTGGTTGGATCTGATGAATGTCAAGAGG GGGATCATACACCATCTGAGAGAAAAGTCTCCCCGGAAAAGCTATATAGAGCTGCTTTACTGAGGAGTCGTTTTGCTGATACTATTGTGAAAGCTCGGGAGAAAACTCTCGGTCAG TGTGATAAGGGGGATCCTGAAAAACTGCAGCGTGAGAGGGAGGAAATTGAGCGTCAGCAAAGGGAAG AGAAAGCGCGGCTTCAAGCAGAAGCTAAGGCTGCTGAGGATGCTCGTAAACGAGCTGAAGCAGCAGCTGCGGCTGAAgctaagcgcaaaatagagcttgAGAGAGAAGCAGCACGTCAGGCATTGTTGAAG ATTGAGAAGACAGTGGACATCAATGAAGACTGTCGGATTCTTAAAGATCTGGAAATGCTCGGGACAGTTCCAGCTGAAAATGAGAAGCACACAGGTTATTCTCTGGATGGCATAGGAGGCTTCAGACTTGGGGGGAGTAACCCTttagagcgactcgggctattcaTGAAAGTggatgatgaagaagaggaagaggttgaACATAAAAGTGCTCCTGTAAATGATGTCGAGGAGGGAGAGATCGATTGA
- the LOC135632023 gene encoding F-box protein SKIP14-like yields the protein MALNFSSCSVFSTPFVHTDDESSRSRCERSPLVSYWDTGSDYGYVEGDSGSTDVEGAFDPVDLLPDDPFGMGLDDSMGVAIASLLEVSGSDFFGWTLLYSPETQFYHDGWMEECDGWDDGDFTGLSVREAGDEILESGLDMGHSLNCNRAEEARPIIDDGTPHEGLLFSLGYLGVRDLLSVEGVCRSLRFAVQSDTLLWRCIHIDSPLSEKITDDVLLRLTQRAQGNLQCLSLTGCSRITDDGLKRVLDNNPRLRKLSVPGCVRLSLDGIINSLKVLQSQGMPGIEHLKLGRLFIVSEEQYGELKLLLGAEQLQQAKHRKPRFYHTDRSSPTCDDDCIIDIELCPLCQKYKLVYDCPSESCKGKGSKQCRACDVCIARCIQCGKCIKDCRYVETFCLEYLCSGCWKLPLVVHESNEEK from the exons ATGGCCTTAAATTTTTCATCTTGTTCTGTCTTTTCTACCCCGTTTGTTCATACCGATGATGAGTCCTCTCGATCGAGATGCGAGAGGAGCCCTCTTGTCTCGTATTGGGACACTGGAAGTGATTATGGTTACGTTGAAGGGGATAGTGGGTCGACCGATGTGGAAGGTGCGTTTGATCCGGTCGACCTGCTTCCCGATGATCCATTCGGGATGGGGCTTGACGACAGCATGGGAGTTGCGATAGCCAGCCTTCTCGAGGTCAGTGGCAGTGACTTTTTTGGGTGGACGCTCTTGTATTCACCTGAAACTCAGTTTTACCATGATGGTTGGATGGAGGAATGTGATGGCTGGGACGATGGGGACTTCACAGGATTGTCTGTTCGGGAAGCCGGAGATGAAATTTTGGAATCTGGCTTGGATATGGGACATTCTTTAAATTGCAATCGTGCAGAAGAAGCTCGCCCCATCATAGATGATGGTACCCCACACGAGGGACTGCTCTTCTCGCTCGGGTATTTGGGTGTTCGGGATCTCCTCTCCGTAGAAGGGGTCTGCAGGTCCTTGCGTTTTGCTGTTCAGAGTGATACTCTCTTGTGGAGATGTATCCATATCGACTCTCCTCTAAGTGAGAAGATAACTGATGATGTGTTGCTGCGGCTAACACAGAGAGCTCAAGGGAATCTGCAGTGCTTGAGCCTGACGGGTTGTTCAAGGATCACTGATGATGGCCTGAAGCGAGTGCTGGACAATAATCCAAGGCTGAGGAAG TTAAGTGTTCCTGGATGTGTGAGACTAAGTCTTGATGGCATTATAAACAGCCTGAAAGTATTGCAATCCCAAGGTATGCCAGGAATAGAACACCTCAAGCTTGGTAGGCTTTTCATTGTATCCGAAGAACAATATGGGGAGTTGAAGTTGTTGCTAGGTGCAGAGCAACTTCAGCAAGCCAAACATCGGAAACCAAGGTTCTACCACACCGATCGCTCATCTCCTACTTGTGATGATGACTGCATTATCGATATCGAGTTGTGTCCGTTGTGTCAGAAATACAAGCTTGTTTACGACTGTCCTTCTGAGAGTTGTAAAGGAAAGGGTTCTAAGCAGTGCAGGGCTTGCGATGTTTGCATTGCGAGGTGTATTCAGTGTGGGAAATGCATTAAAGACTGTAGGTATGTTGAGACATTTTGTCTCGAATATCTATGTTCAGGTTGTTGGAAGCTACCACTGGTTGTTCATGAGAGCAACGAAGAGAAGTGA
- the LOC135631775 gene encoding transcription factor GTE9-like isoform X2 produces the protein MAPTVLLEYTKEKQMKRSSHDLSFATKGRKQKLSQGYRSGSINDYQYNSEKINESEGFGIAIRADSSDNSSAPKRKKCVNANVARCNDFGVPVQVISLSKMSSSQREEVKMRLRSELGQIQLFQKQLFSRSVTSLGISTSSSFDVSEKKHDQRSGSQMRRGISGRFESSKTNAPPPPVTDSNLVLMKECEVLLSRLMTHHYAWVFNEPVDVEKLNIPDYYTVIKHPMDFGTISTKLSSDAYPSPQGFAADVRLTFTNAMTYNPPSNSVHIMANKLSKFFETRWKTIEKKLAAADAVIKKEFQVVKPEFSSSKRKMPPTDDNNPVPKRTKPKMTDDEKQSLTRLLESLLADLPDHIIDFLRRRSGNVNQSSDEIEIDIESFADDTLFELQNLLDSHMQEREMRHQAEQVNENGVSTSQLHPCKGNDLADEEVDICGDDPPMSSYPTLEIQTDTKATNVNCSSSSNSSSDSDSDSSSESESEDEVTIPKNAKKNSGNKAGSDQEKSDVMNPFDANRPSNGLNFSEKDADPKPLLVGSDECQEGDHTPSERKVSPEKLYRAALLRSRFADTIVKAREKTLGQCDKGDPEKLQREREEIERQQREEKARLQAEAKAAEDARKRAEAAAAAEAKRKIELEREAARQALLKIEKTVDINEDCRILKDLEMLGTVPAENEKHTGYSLDGIGGFRLGGSNPLERLGLFMKVDDEEEEEVEHKSAPVNDVEEGEID, from the exons ATGGCACCTACAGTTCTTTTAGAGTACACCAAAGAGAAACAGATGAAGAGAAGTTCACATGATCTTTCTTTTGCTACGAAGGGGAGAAAACAGAAATTATCTCAAGGATATCGTTCTGGTTCCATCAATGACTACCAGTATAACTCTGAGAAGATTAATGAATCAGAAGGTTTTGGCATTGCAATACGTGCTGACTCCTCGGATAATTCTAGTGCTCCAAAGAGGAAGAAGTGCGTTAATGCAAATGTGGCCAGATGCAATGATTTTGGTGTCCCAGTGCAGGTGATTTCTCTGTCAAAGATGTCTAGTTCTCAGAGAGAAGAAGTGAAAATGAGACTAAGATCAGAGCTAGGACAGATTCAGTTGTTTCAGAAGCAACTGTTTTCTAGGAGTGTGACATCCCTTGGCATTAGCACATCATCTTCGTTTGATGTCAGTGAGAAAAAACATGATCAGCGGAGTGGTTCCCAAATGAGGCGTGGGATATCAGGAAGGTTTGAGTCTTCAAAAACGAATGCGCCTCCGCCTCCTGTGACCGATTCAAATTTAGTGTTGATGAAAGAATGTGAGGTGCTCCTCAGTCGATTGATGACACACCACTATGCTTGGGTCTTCAATGAACCAGTAGATGTAGAGAAGCTGAACATTCCAGATTACTACACTGTCATTAAGCATCCAATGGACTTTGGCACCATCAGCACTAAATTATCCTCAGATGCCTATCCCAGCCCACAGGGTTTTGCTGCAGATGTGAGGCTCACTTTCACAAATGCAATGACCTATAACCCACCTAGTAATAGCGTTCATATCATGGCAAATAAGCTCAGCAAGTTCTTTGAAACTCGGTGGAAAACCATAGAGAAAAAGTTAGCTGCAGCGGATGCTGTTATTAAGAAAGAATTTCAGGTTGTTAAGCCTGAGTTTTCCTCCAGCAAGAGGAAAATGCCTCCTACTGACGACAATAATCCTGTGCCTAAGAGGACAAAACCCAAGATGACGGACGACGAGAAACAAAGTCTGACCAGACTGTTGGAGTCGCTTTTGGCAGATCTACCAGATCACATTATTGATTTTCTGAGACGACGGAGTGGCAATGTAAACCAAAGCAGTGATGAAATAGAGATAGATATTGAATCTTTTGCCGATGACACACTCTTTGAGTTGCAGAACCTTCTGGATAGCCATATGCAAGAGAGAGAAATGAGACACCAGGCCGAGCAAGTGAATGAAAATGGTGTTAGCACGTCACAGTTGCATCCTTGCAAAG GCAATGATCTTGCTGACGAGGAAGTAGATATATGTGGTGACGATCCTCCCATGTCTAGCTACCCTACTCTGGAGATTCAAACGGACACTAAGGCAACAAATGTCAATTGTAGCAGTTCAAGCAATTCAAGTAGTGATTCAG ACTCCGATAGTTCTAGCGAGAGCGAATCGGAGGATGAAGTTACTATTCCGAAGAATGCTAAG AAAAATTCTGGAAATAAGGCAGGTTCTGATCAAGAGAAAAGTGATGTAATGAACCCATTTGATGCGAACC GACCTTCGAATGGGTTGAATTTCTCAGAGAAGGATGCTGATCCTAAACCCTTATTGGTTGGATCTGATGAATGTCAAGAGG GGGATCATACACCATCTGAGAGAAAAGTCTCCCCGGAAAAGCTATATAGAGCTGCTTTACTGAGGAGTCGTTTTGCTGATACTATTGTGAAAGCTCGGGAGAAAACTCTCGGTCAG TGTGATAAGGGGGATCCTGAAAAACTGCAGCGTGAGAGGGAGGAAATTGAGCGTCAGCAAAGGGAAG AGAAAGCGCGGCTTCAAGCAGAAGCTAAGGCTGCTGAGGATGCTCGTAAACGAGCTGAAGCAGCAGCTGCGGCTGAAgctaagcgcaaaatagagcttgAGAGAGAAGCAGCACGTCAGGCATTGTTGAAG ATTGAGAAGACAGTGGACATCAATGAAGACTGTCGGATTCTTAAAGATCTGGAAATGCTCGGGACAGTTCCAGCTGAAAATGAGAAGCACACAGGTTATTCTCTGGATGGCATAGGAGGCTTCAGACTTGGGGGGAGTAACCCTttagagcgactcgggctattcaTGAAAGTggatgatgaagaagaggaagaggttgaACATAAAAGTGCTCCTGTAAATGATGTCGAGGAGGGAGAGATCGATTGA